From one Lycorma delicatula isolate Av1 chromosome 2, ASM4794821v1, whole genome shotgun sequence genomic stretch:
- the ND-42 gene encoding NADH dehydrogenase (ubiquinone) subunit ND-42 yields the protein MSVNVLALWSRNIGNSKNNALCFAKRKLSPLKLGYISSASITSKANRDPNYKRKPPFPYKEKKYTMFRSWFDRTTDRFDENSKIIVVDGPIAVGKGEFAKQLAEDLDMLYMPGANMDMWYINSYGFDERTLNPQLAASMQKTDEASFCRDPFQLNTAYFQISMFQLRMSIYMDALAHLMNTGQGVVLVRSMYSDMVFAEAMQKENYIRRQVLKGYYTLRNEIFPEFLQPHLQIYLDIPVPVVQEKIKARGRDWEINGKALTTSYLQALEDNYKKKFLPDIEKHAELLIYDWTEPGDMEMVVEDVEAIDFERYTVYDKKMCDWRFPKEQALSDFRMKFTDDRQYIFAMFNYPLFDCPELYAPAEEAEEHDALLDSAPGNKYAKGYNLDCGDTGFLFKTKTEKL from the exons ATGTCAGTTAACGTACTTGCTTTGTGGTCCCGTAACATAGGGAACAGTAAAAATAATGCTCTTTGTTTTGCTAAAAGAAAACTATCGCCATTAAAACTTGGTTATATTTCATCTGCATCTATTACTAGCAAAGCCAACAGAGATCCCAATTATAAAAGAAAGCCTCCTTTTCCATACAAAGAGAAGAAGTATACTATGTTTAGAAGCTGGTTTGATCGAACTACTGATAGATTTGATGAAAACTCAAAAATCATTGTGGTTGATGGCCCCATTGCTGTTGGGAAGGGAGAATTTGCTAAACAGTTAGCAGAGGATTTAGATATGCTCTATATGCCTGGAGCCAACATGGACATGTGGTACATAAACTCTTATGGATTTGACGAACGTACATTAAATCCCCAGTTGGCTGCATCAATGCAGAAAACTGACGAAGCAAGCTTCTGCCGTGATCCATTTCAGTTAAATACagcatattttcaaatttctatgTTTCAACTGAGAATGTCAATCTATATGGATGCCTTGGCACATCTTATGAATACAG GTCAGGGTGTTGTCTTGGTTCGTAGCATGTACAGTGATATGGTATTTGCAGAAGCTATGCAAAAAGAGAATTACATCAGAAGGCAAG tattgaaGGGCTACTACACATTGAGAAATGagatttttcctgaatttttgcAACCCCATCTTCAAATATATCTGGACATTCCGGTTCCAGTTGTTCAGGAAAAGATAAAAGCAAGGGGAAGAGATTGGGAAATAAATGGTAAAGCATTAACAACTTCATACTTACAAGCGCTAGAagacaactataaaaaaaaatttcttccagaTATTGA gaAACATGCAGAATTGTTAATTTACGATTGGACCGAACCTGGTGATATGGAAATGGTTGTTGAAGATGTTGAAGCAATTGATTTTGAAAGATACACTGTTTATGATAAAAAGATGTGTGACTGGCGATTTCCAAAAGAGCAAGCTCTTTCTGATTTCCGTATGAA atttacTGATGATAGACAATACATATTTGCCATGTTCAATTACCCATTATTTGATTGCCCAGAACTTTACGCTCCTGCTGAGGAAGCTGAAGAACATGATGCTCTTCTGGATTCT GCTCCTGGAAATAAGTATGCCAAAGGATATAATTTAGATTGTGGAGATACAGGATTTTTGTTCaaaactaaaactgaaaaacTTTAA